A genome region from Maniola jurtina chromosome 22, ilManJurt1.1, whole genome shotgun sequence includes the following:
- the LOC123876728 gene encoding semaphorin-5B encodes MFGIYKVAAIIFLGALSNGELPEDDFRIINRQDLLASDSDIFEDKDGKSFSQLLFDVARDQVIVGARDALYRLSLRGLRPLERADWLAPPEKAQLCQDKGQTEEDCHNYIKVLLAYGHKLFACGTNAFSPICSWREIESLSLVSEWVSGVANCPHNPHSNVTAIFASSGEYYAGTPTDFTSSDTAICRSRGASPRKSEMLRTTQYDFNWLNEPQFVGSFEDESFIYFVFREIAVEYLNCGKTIYSRIARVCKNDSGGHLVMKDNWSTFLKARLKCPVPGDLPFYYDEVQSVEYLAQEKILVAVFTTPTNSIAGSAVCIYNMSDIHMAFEGPYKVQDSPMSTWEPRSPSRQAREHFRCNSDTRSHQTIEYHNYHLMYESIQPISGEPVYKATLERFTHVTVDVTNTKNVVKQLVVFVATQKNDIMKLAILPRYEGACVVETWRLRDGKEGFNIQTMQFVKDTMSIYIGSDKGVLRIGSERCSRYKTRSSCVGAVDPHCGWDDARELCVRAAANIHEAYFIQSTASCPTVSTPVDGGWSSWSDWEQCMQDGTPHAVYGDDKPDMCMCRTRRCDNPRAANGGQNCQGASIAVANCTIHGGWSAWSGWSECSASCGIAVKSRRRSCTSPEPKFGGRVCVGFDVQDMYCANLPPCPDPALAPVDGSWSPWGTWSPCTGTGCGAGAGMKERRRVCGSPAPKHGGADCDGPRSERQPCDLRQCELRKATAWTPWVQIPSNSSDGSYMEKRFKFLCKAPTQEQIRLSLAREEERYCNARGTCSSTPPEEDAAWEPWGPWGACSAACGGGQQSRMRRCRRPPCEGSADMLRACNTHACVGEWSCWSEWSACSGGCEEASTGHRSRTRMCLSPEGCADAGAALERRICVNTCAETEVGWGPWGEWGECESGERIRRRSCEAGACVGAQLQVARCTTDDAEMDNELHAMPAYSQNVEMASFVTLCDRQSLSIAGIIGCVITAFVAGCLVCLAGVIACQRRGPLPWNRQPRVPSSPHYITAKQNSYVTVPLKEVPRKAKRQPSFSGIGNTSGILLSKSNNLSNANHNNAMTTPKLYPKAIANEYDSMGTLRRHSNQPNNKTNLDIEEDKFY; translated from the exons GGATGCCCTCTACCGCCTCTCCCTTCGTGGCCTCAGGCCGCTGGAGCGCGCGGACTGGCTTGCTCCTCCAGAAAAGGCGCAGCTATGCCAAGACAAGGGCCAGACCGAAGAGGACTGTCACAACTACATCAAAGTTCTGCTCGCATACGGACACAAGCTGTTTGCGTGCGGGACTAATGCTTTCAGTCCCATTTGCAGCTGGAGAGAG ATCGAGTCCCTAAGTTTGGTGTCGGAATGGGTGTCCGGTGTCGCGAACTGTCCACACAATCCACACTCAAACGTGACTGCTATATTTGCGAGCAGTGGGGAGTACTATGCGGGGACCCCTACAGATTTCACCAGCTCGGACACTGCTATTTGCAG GAGTCGCGGTGCATCCCCTCGGAAGTCAGAGATGCTTCGCACAACGCAGTACGATTTCAACTGGTTGAATGAACCTCAATTCGTGGGCAGTTTCGAAGATGAAAGCTTTATATACTTCGTCTTCAGAGAAATTGCTGTGGAATACTTGAACTGTGGAAAG aCAATATACTCGCGTATAGCGCGCGTCTGCAAGAACGACTCAGGCGGTCACCTGGTGATGAAAGATAACTGGAGTACATTTCTCAAGGCTCGCCTCAAGTGCCCCGTGCCAGGGGATTTACCGTTTTACTATGACGAAGTGCAGAGCGTCGAGTATTTGGCCCAGGAGAAAATACTGGTTGCTGTCTTTACGACTCCCAC TAACAGCATAGCTGGCAGTGCAGTGTGCATCTACAATATGTCGGACATCCACATGGCGTTTGAAGGCCCGTACAAAGTGCAGGACTCTCCGATGTCCACTTGGGAGCCTCGCTCGCCCTCGCGTCAAGCCAGGGAACACTTTAGATGCAATAGTGATACTAG ATCTCATCAAACCATAGAATACCATAACTACCATCTAATGTACGAATCAATTCAACCGATATCGGGCGAACCCGTATACAAAGCAACGCTAGAACGCTTCACGCACGTAACCGTCGATGTTACCAACACTAAAAATGTGGTCAAACAACTGGTAGTGTTTGTGGCAACACAGAAGAATGACATTATGAAGTTGGCGATACTGCCGAGGTATGAGGGCGCGTGTGTTGTGGAGACTTGGAGGTTGAGAGATGGGAAGGAGGGATTCAATATACAGACGATGCAGTTTGTGAAGGATACT ATGTCCATCTACATAGGCAGCGATAAAGGCGTCTTGAGAATAGGCAGTGAAAGATGTTCTCGATACAAGACCAGGTCGAGTTGTGTGGGAGCCGTAGACCCACATTGTGGCTGGGATGACGCGCGCGAGCTGTGTGTGAGAGCGGCCGCTAATATACATGAGGCTTACTTCATCCAGTCCACTGCTAGCTGCCCTACTGTTAGTACACCCG TGGACGGCGGTTGGTCGTCATGGTCGGACTGGGAACAATGCATGCAAGACGGCACTCCGCATGCAGTTTACGGAGACGACAAGCCCGACATGTGCATGTGTAGAACACGCCGCTGCGACAACCCTAGAGCCGCGAATGGAGGACAAAATTGTCAAG GCGCAAGCATAGCCGTGGCCAACTGTACGATACACGGCGGTTGGTCAGCGTGGTCTGGATGGTCAGAATGCTCGGCGTCGTGTGGCATCGCCGTCAAGTCGCGGCGCAGATCCTGTACATCGCCCGAACCCAAGTTTGGTGGCCGTGTTTGCGTTGGCTTTGATGTGCAAGATATGTATTGCGCTAATCTGCCACCTTGTCCCG ATCCTGCATTAGCACCAGTAGACGGATCATGGTCTCCCTGGGGCACTTGGTCTCCATGCACCGGTACGGGTTGTGGTGCCGGCGCAGGCATGAAAGAGAGGCGGCGAGTGTGTGGCAGCCCTGCGCCCAAACACGGCGGCGCGGACTGTGATGGGCCAAGGTCGGAGCGACAACCCTGCGACTTGCGGCAGTGCGAGCTTAGGAAGGCCACTGCTTGGACACCTTGGGTACAGATACCAA GTAATTCTTCAGATGGAAGTTACATGGAAAAGAGATTCAAGTTTTTGTGTAAAGCACCAACGCAGGAGCAAATTAGG CTGTCGTTAGCACGGGAAGAAGAAAGGTATTGCAATGCAAGGGGGACCTGTAGCAGTACACCTCCTGAGGAAGATGCAGCGTGGGAGCCCTGGGGGCCTTGGGGAGCCTGCTCGGCTGCTTGTGGCGGTGGCCAACAATCCCGCATGCGACGCTGTCGAAGGCCTCCGTGTGAAGGGTCTGCGGATATGTTACGGGCTTGCAATACACACGCATGCGTTG GTGAATGGTCGTGTTGGAGCGAGTGGAGCGCGTGTAGCGGCGGCTGCGAGGAAGCCTCCACCGGGCATCGAAGTCGCACCCGCATGTGTCTCTCCCCGGAAGGCTGCGCCGACGCCGGCGCGGCGCTAGAGAGACGCATCTGCGTTAACACTTGTGCAG aaaccgAAGTCGGCTGGGGGCCATGGGGTGAATGGGGTGAATGCGAGAGCGGGGAAAGGATTAGACGACGCAGTTGTGAGGCCGGCGCGTGTGTTGGTGCGCAGCTACAAGTGGCTAGATGTACGACAGATGACGCCGAGATGGACAATG AATTACACGCGATGCCGGCGTACAGTCAAAATGTGGAGATGGCTTCGTTCGTCACACTGTGTGACCGCCAGTCGCTGAGCATTGCCGGCATCATCGGCTGTGTGATAACTGCGTTCGTTGCGG GTTGTCTAGTATGCTTGGCCGGGGTCATCGCCTGCCAAAGACGAGGTCCTCTGCCGTGGAACCGCCAACCGCGCGTACCCTCCAGCCCGCACTATATCACTGCCAAGCAGAACAGCTACGTCACTGTGCCATTGAAGGAAGTG CCCCGGAAAGCAAAACGCCAGCCATCATTCTCGGGCATTGGCAATACCAGTGGGATTCTCCTGTCAAAGAGCAACAACCTCTCCAACGCGAACCATAACAACGCGATGACAACACCGAAACTGTACCCCAAGGCGATCGCGAATGAGTACGACTCTATGGGAACATTGAGAAGACATTCCAACCAGCCAAACAACAAGACGAACCTTGATATTGAGGAAGACAAGTTTTATTGA